The DNA sequence GCAAGCGCCGGACCCAGGGATTCCGGCCTGCGCACGTCGGCGCTGATCCAGGTCACGCCGTCCTGCGGCGGCCGCTCGCCGGCGCTCCTGGAAATGCCATGCACGGCATGCCCGCGCGCGAGGAGATCGCCGACAATGAACTTGCCGGTGCGCCCGGTCGCGCCCAGAACGGCAATGGTCAGAGGGGTTTCGCCAGCGGCGCGCGACGGATCGGCGGCGGCGGAAAGCCTGGCGCCCAGAAGGGCGGACGAGCCCAGGGCGAGACCGTTGAAGAGGATGGTGCGGCGTGTGGTCATGGCAGTACCCGGCCCGCTCGGCGGCTCCACTTTCAGTGTGGGTCGTGCAGGAATCGAACCTGCGACCTACTGGTTAAAAGCCAGCTGCTCTACCAACTGAGCTAACGACCCGTGGCGCGCAATTGTAGCTGCTGGGTCAGCGGGAGCGGGCCTCGATCTGGGCCAGTCGGATAGTCGCGAGGTTGGCGGCGTCGGCGCCGGCGAAATCCTCGCGCACGCGCTCGAGCGTGGCGGTGGCCGTTTCCGTATCGCCCAGTTCATCCTGGGTGTATCCGAGCTTGAGCAGGGCGTCCGGGAGCTTGCTGGAATCCGGGTAGTCGGACACGACCCGGGCGAACTCCGCGCCTGCTTCCTGGTACTGGCCCTGCACGTAGAAAGTCTCCCCCAGCCAGTAGCGGGCATTGGCCGCCAGACCTCCGCCGGGACTGGCTTCGAGGTAGCGCATGAATTCGGCACCGGCCTCCTGGTAACGGGCCTGCCCGAGCAGTTCGCGCGCCTGTTCGTAGTTATCCTGGCTGCCGGCCGCAATCGCGGGCTCCGTGACCTCCGGGGGTTGATCACCCGAAACCGCACTGTCGGCTACGTCCGCAGCATCGCCCGGAGCCTGCCCTGTCGCGTTCTGCGGTACCGCCGGCGCGGGCGTGAACCCGCGGGCCTCCATCGCGGCCAGGCGTTCCTCCAGCGCCGTGAACTGGCTGCGCCGCAGCTCGGCGTTGCGCCGCAGGTCCTCATCCATACGCTCGACGGCGTCGCGCAGCGCCTGTATCTCGCGCCTGAGTTCATCCTGGGCGTTGATCAGAGCGACCACGTTGTCGGCGCGGATCTGCTGCTCCAGCACGCCCACCCGGGTCTCCAGTTCCTCCAGCACGTCGCGGTCGCGGCGGCGTTGCGCATCGGCCGGCGCCGCCAGCACGGCGGCAAGCGCCAGCGCTACCGCCATGACCGGCCAGTCAGTTCGTTTCATATACCAACTCCACACGACGATTCTGCGACCATGCCATCTCGTCGGCTCCCTCCGCGGCCGGACGTTCCTCGCCGAAACTCACCGCATTCAATTGTGCACCGGCCGCGCCCAGCGCGGTCAGTGCCTGGGTCACGGCGTTCGCCCGGCGCGATCCAAGCGCCAGGTTGTATTCGGGTGTGCCGCGTTCGTCCGCATGCCCCTCGAGCCGCACGGTCTGCCCCTGGTTGGCCGCCAGCCAGGCGCCGTGAGCCTGGAGAATCTGGCTGTACTCCTCGCGGATCGAGCTTCGGTCATAGTCGAAATAGATCACCAGCGTGCCCTGGGGACCGCCGATCCAGTCGCCGCTGGCGCTGCGCCCGGGCTCGATGGCGACCGGCGGCCCCTCCCGGTTGATGACCGTGCCGCTGGCGATGGCGCCGCTGCCCGCGCCGGCGGCGGTGGCGCCGCCGTCGGCTGTTGCGGTGCCGGAGCCGGCCGGTTCCGGGCCCGGCTCAGGCCCCGCCGTAGTGCCGGAAGTTTCGCAGGCTGCAAGCACGACGGCCAGAAGGATGGGCAGGCAGGCTTTGGTTTTTCTCGGAAATTTCATGATGGTGATCCTTGCATCTTGGTTGCAGTCAGTTTTCGTAGGGCCCCCACGCCGGTTCGCGGAGGATTCCCTCGGGTGAGCGCAGCAGGCGCATTACGCCGCTGTCGATGAAATAGACGCCCAGGCCCCTGCCGGCGGTCGTGCCCGCGCCGAAGATCAGGGCGCGGCCGTTGGGGGCGAAACTCGGCGACTCGTCCAGCGGGCCGTCGGTAAGCAGGCGCAGCGACTCGTCGCGCAGATCCATAAGGCCGATCCTGAAGCGCCCGTCCTGCTGGTGCACGATCGCCATCTGGTTCCGGTCAGGCTGCAGCCGCGGTCGCGCGTTGTACGAGCCGGTAAAGCTGACGCGTTGCGCCCGGCCGCCCCGAGCCGGCACGACGTACACCTGCGGGCCGATGCCGCGGTCGGAGGTGAAATACACGCGGTCGCCGTCGGCGGAAAACTCGGGCTCGGTCTCGACGGCGGCATGGCGCGTCAGGCGCTGCGGCGAGCCCCCATCTATCGAGTAGATATAGATGTCGCTGTTGGCGTTCACGTTCCGGGCCACCGCCAGGGACCTGCCGTCGGGCGACCAGGCCGGAGCGCTGGCCGAGGTCCGGTCCGGCGACAGGGGCCGGCGCTGGCCGGTCGCGACCTCCTGAACGAAGACCTCGGCGTAGCCGGCTTCGAACGACACGTACGCCAGGTAGGCGCCGTCCGGCGACCAGCTCGGCGACATGATGGGGTCGGTCGAGCGCAGCACCACGATCGGATTGTGGCCGTCGGCATCGGCCACGATCAGCCGGAATTCCTCGCGGCCCGGCGTGACCTGCACATAGGCCAGGCGGGTGGAGAACATCCCGCGCGCGCCGGTCAACTGCTCGTACACTAGGTCGGCGATACGGTGGGCCGTGGCGCGAAACGCGTCCCGGGAGCTTTGCAAGCGGTACACAAGGAGCGATTCGCCCGCAAAGACGTCCACCAGCTCGAACTCGACGGTCGGGTTGGCTTCGCTGCCCGAAACATGGCCCACCAGCACGGCCTCCACGTCCATGATGCGCCAGTTGGTCAGGCGCATTTCCGAAAAACGGGTCGGCCGGGTAATCATGGTCTCGCGACCCATCGGCGCGAACTGTCCGGTGCGCTCGAGGTCGGCCTCCACGATCTCGGCGAAGTCATACGTCAGCCCCAGCGTCACGCGCCACTCGAAGGGAACTACCGCAATGGGGATGGCCCGCTGGGTGGAGCGGGTGATGACGACGTCGAGCTGCGCCGAGGCCGCCAGCGGCAGGAGCGCGAAAACGGCGAGCCAGAGCGCCCGGATCATTAGCCGGGCTCCGTCGGTGGGTAGCGCAGGCGCATTTGTCGCTCGAACAGTTCGGGTATCGGCGGCTCCGGCAGTGGCGACGACCGGCGAATCGCGGTTTCGATCGAGCGCTGATCAATTTCCGTTCCATTGAATTGCTCGAATTCGATATCCGCAACCTCGTTGCCGGGCAGGACATCCAGCAAGACCACCCACATCAGGTCTTCCCTGCTGCCCGCGGGCCGCTGCCAGTTGCTCTCGATCCGTTGCCGGATGCGGGCCTTGTACTGGTCGAGAAGGCCGGACTCGATGGCCTCATTGCGCCGTTCCTCCGCCATTTCCCTGCGCAGCTGTTCGGCCATTTCCGCCTCGCGCGTCCTGCGTTCGGTTTCCGCGATTCGACGCTCGGCCTCATCCGCTTCCTCGGATAATTTGCGGGCCTCTTCCCGGGCCTGTTGCCGCTCGGCTTCCGCTTGCTCGAGTTCGGCCTCGGCCGCCTTGACCCGCTCTTCTTCCGCCTGGCGCTCGCGTTCCACCTGCGCCAGCCGCTCGCGCTCCGCCTGCTGCTGCTGCTGCATCGCGCTGAGCTGGCGACTGGCCTCTGCCTGCTGCTGGCTCAGCGTTTGCCGGGCTTGTTCCGTCTGCGAACTCAACGCGCTCAATTCCTGCTCCTGTTGCCTCTGCCGCTCCTGCTGCTCCTCGATCTGCTCAAGCAGGCGCTCGACCTCCTGTTCGCGCTCGATGACCGCCGCGCGCTCCAGTTCGTCGAGACGCTGAATTTCCCTTTGAACCGCCTCGTCGTCCAGCACCACGCCGTCGATGGCGATGGTTCCGAAGGCCGGCTCGTCCGTTTGAATCCGGGTGGCAAAGCCGATCAGCAGGAACGCCATCAGCGCGGCGTGCCCTCCAACCGACCAGGAACACGGACGCAGCATGGGAAGCGGCGGCGCGTTGGGGTTGGCCCCCGGTGAGCGAATACCCGGGCCGGTCCGCAAGGACTGAACCACACCCTCAACCAGCGCCTTCAGGCGGTCCATCATTCCTCCACTGGCAACGGCCGTGTCACGAGTCCCACCTTCTCGGCGCCCGCGCGCTGAAGCAGGGCCATGACCGTAACCACGTCGCCGTAAGGCAATTCCTCGCTCGCGCGAACCAGCACCGGCGTTTCCGGCTGGCGTTGCAGAACGGCGGCGGCACGCGCCACCACGACCGGGGAATCCACGGCATCGTCGGGGGCTTCGCCGATATTCAGATACATCCGGCCTTCGGCATCCACGGTAAGAATGAGCGGCCGGTTATCGCGTATCAACTCCTGCGGAAGCGGCTCGGTCGCCAGTCGCGGGAGGTCGACGTGAATGCCCTGGGTGAGCAGTGGCGCGGTGATCATGAAAATCACCAGCAGCACCAGCATGACGTCGATATAGGGAACGACGTTGATTTCATTGACCAGCCGTCGGCGCATCTATCCCCCCAACTCGAAATCCGAATGGGCGTGCTCGCTCAACAACGTCACGCATTCTTCCCGGTAGGCCTGATAGCGGATCTCCAGATTGCCCACGCGATAGGCAAAGCGGTTATACGCGATGACCGCGGGGATCGCGGCGAACAGGCCCATGGCCGTTGCAATCAGCGCCTCCGCGATGCCCGGCGCCACCAGCGAAATCGTGGCCGACTCGACGTTGCCCAGGGCGCGAAAAGAATTCATGATCCCCCACACGGTGCCGAACAGCCCGACGTAGGGGCTCACCGAGCCGATCGTGGCCAGCCAGGGCAGGCCACTTTCCAAACGTTCCAACTCGTTCATCTGCGCCAGGCGCATTTCCCGCCGGCCAACTTCCACCAGGCGCTCGGGATCGGTCTTGCCGCGCGCCGCCTGGCGATGGAATTCGCGCATCCCGGCCTCGAACACCCAGGCCATGCCAGTGGAGCTGCGGCTCTTCTTGCGCGACAGCGCGACAAACAGCGATTCCAGGCTGTCGCGTTCCTTGAAAGCCTGTTCGAAATCGCCCAGGTCACGCTCGGCCCCGCTCAGGATTACACGCCTTTGCAGGATGATGATCCAGGACAGGATGGAAGCCGCCAGCAGCAGGCCCATGATCAACTGCACCAGCAGCGTGGCCTGGCTGATCAGTTCCCAGAATCCCATGTTTACGCCGACTTCACCCACGTCTTCGCCTTACCTTTTGCATGAACCGTTCCTCAGTTATCCAAACCTTCCAGGGGCGGATTATCGCCCTGTTTTCCGGGCCTCTTCAGTCCCAGTGCCGAGTAGGCGGCCGGGCCGGCAACCCGGCCGCGCGGAGTGCGCAAAACGAAGCCCGCGCGCACCAGGAACGGCTCGTAGACGTCCTCGATCGTGCCGCGGTCCTCGCCTATTCCGGCCGCCAGCGCTTCGACGCCGGCCGGCCCGCCATTGAAGCGCTCGATCAGCACGCCCAGCAGGCGCCGGTCCATGCGGTCGAGACCGTTCGCATGCACGTTGTACAGCTTCATGGCGGCGGACGCGGTCGTGCCGCTCACCTTGCCGTCGGCCCGCACTTCGGCGTAGTCGCGGGCTCGCCTCAGCAGGCGGTTGGCCACCCGCGGCGTGCCGCGCGCGCGGCCGGCGATCTCCGATGCTCCCTTCGGCGTGCAGGGGATGTCCATGATTCCCGCCGAACGCAGCACGATGCGCTGCAGTTCTTCCCTGGAATACAGTTCCAGCCGTTCCTGTATTCCGAAGCGGTCGCGCAGCGGCGAGGACAGCAGTCCGGCCCGCGTGGTGGCGCCCACCAGCGTGAAGGGCTTGAGCTTCAGCCGCATCGTGTGCGCGGCCGGGCCCTCGCCGATCACGATGTCGAGCCGGAAGTCTTCCATGGCCGGATAGAGCAACTCCTGCACCACTGGATTCAGCCGGTGCACCTCGTCCACGAACAGCACGTCGCGTGCCTTCAGGTTGGTCAGCAGCGCGGCCAGGTCGCCCGGGCGCTCCAGCACCGGCCCGGACGTATGCCGCAGTCCGACTCCCAGCTCGCGTGCGATCACCTGCGCCAGGGTCGTCTTGCCCAGGCCGGGCGGGCCGTACAGGAGCGTGTGGTCCATCGCTTCGCCGCGCTTGCCGGCCGCCTCCACGCTGATCTCTATGCGTTCCTTGACCTGGCGCTGGCCGAGGAATTCCGACATCTGCCGTGGACGGACAGAGTTCTCCACGTCGCGTTCGTCCGCCCGCAACTCGCCCGAGAGAATCCGGTCGTCCTTGTCGTTCACGACGCAGCAACCCCACCGGACAACGCCTCGCGCACCAGTTCCTCCACGTCCCGGCCACCGGGATCGCCGACCTGCTTGAGCATGCGCGTGGCTTCGACCGGCGTATAGCCCAGTCCCGTCAGCGCCTTGAGCGC is a window from the Gammaproteobacteria bacterium genome containing:
- the ybgF gene encoding tol-pal system protein YbgF, whose product is MKRTDWPVMAVALALAAVLAAPADAQRRRDRDVLEELETRVGVLEQQIRADNVVALINAQDELRREIQALRDAVERMDEDLRRNAELRRSQFTALEERLAAMEARGFTPAPAVPQNATGQAPGDAADVADSAVSGDQPPEVTEPAIAAGSQDNYEQARELLGQARYQEAGAEFMRYLEASPGGGLAANARYWLGETFYVQGQYQEAGAEFARVVSDYPDSSKLPDALLKLGYTQDELGDTETATATLERVREDFAGADAANLATIRLAQIEARSR
- the pal gene encoding peptidoglycan-associated lipoprotein Pal codes for the protein MKFPRKTKACLPILLAVVLAACETSGTTAGPEPGPEPAGSGTATADGGATAAGAGSGAIASGTVINREGPPVAIEPGRSASGDWIGGPQGTLVIYFDYDRSSIREEYSQILQAHGAWLAANQGQTVRLEGHADERGTPEYNLALGSRRANAVTQALTALGAAGAQLNAVSFGEERPAAEGADEMAWSQNRRVELVYETN
- the tolB gene encoding Tol-Pal system beta propeller repeat protein TolB — its product is MIRALWLAVFALLPLAASAQLDVVITRSTQRAIPIAVVPFEWRVTLGLTYDFAEIVEADLERTGQFAPMGRETMITRPTRFSEMRLTNWRIMDVEAVLVGHVSGSEANPTVEFELVDVFAGESLLVYRLQSSRDAFRATAHRIADLVYEQLTGARGMFSTRLAYVQVTPGREEFRLIVADADGHNPIVVLRSTDPIMSPSWSPDGAYLAYVSFEAGYAEVFVQEVATGQRRPLSPDRTSASAPAWSPDGRSLAVARNVNANSDIYIYSIDGGSPQRLTRHAAVETEPEFSADGDRVYFTSDRGIGPQVYVVPARGGRAQRVSFTGSYNARPRLQPDRNQMAIVHQQDGRFRIGLMDLRDESLRLLTDGPLDESPSFAPNGRALIFGAGTTAGRGLGVYFIDSGVMRLLRSPEGILREPAWGPYEN
- the tolA gene encoding cell envelope integrity protein TolA, encoding MMDRLKALVEGVVQSLRTGPGIRSPGANPNAPPLPMLRPCSWSVGGHAALMAFLLIGFATRIQTDEPAFGTIAIDGVVLDDEAVQREIQRLDELERAAVIEREQEVERLLEQIEEQQERQRQQEQELSALSSQTEQARQTLSQQQAEASRQLSAMQQQQQAERERLAQVERERQAEEERVKAAEAELEQAEAERQQAREEARKLSEEADEAERRIAETERRTREAEMAEQLRREMAEERRNEAIESGLLDQYKARIRQRIESNWQRPAGSREDLMWVVLLDVLPGNEVADIEFEQFNGTEIDQRSIETAIRRSSPLPEPPIPELFERQMRLRYPPTEPG
- the tolR gene encoding protein TolR: MRRRLVNEINVVPYIDVMLVLLVIFMITAPLLTQGIHVDLPRLATEPLPQELIRDNRPLILTVDAEGRMYLNIGEAPDDAVDSPVVVARAAAVLQRQPETPVLVRASEELPYGDVVTVMALLQRAGAEKVGLVTRPLPVEE
- the tolQ gene encoding protein TolQ; the protein is MGFWELISQATLLVQLIMGLLLAASILSWIIILQRRVILSGAERDLGDFEQAFKERDSLESLFVALSRKKSRSSTGMAWVFEAGMREFHRQAARGKTDPERLVEVGRREMRLAQMNELERLESGLPWLATIGSVSPYVGLFGTVWGIMNSFRALGNVESATISLVAPGIAEALIATAMGLFAAIPAVIAYNRFAYRVGNLEIRYQAYREECVTLLSEHAHSDFELGG
- the ruvB gene encoding Holliday junction branch migration DNA helicase RuvB yields the protein MNDKDDRILSGELRADERDVENSVRPRQMSEFLGQRQVKERIEISVEAAGKRGEAMDHTLLYGPPGLGKTTLAQVIARELGVGLRHTSGPVLERPGDLAALLTNLKARDVLFVDEVHRLNPVVQELLYPAMEDFRLDIVIGEGPAAHTMRLKLKPFTLVGATTRAGLLSSPLRDRFGIQERLELYSREELQRIVLRSAGIMDIPCTPKGASEIAGRARGTPRVANRLLRRARDYAEVRADGKVSGTTASAAMKLYNVHANGLDRMDRRLLGVLIERFNGGPAGVEALAAGIGEDRGTIEDVYEPFLVRAGFVLRTPRGRVAGPAAYSALGLKRPGKQGDNPPLEGLDN